The following is a genomic window from Luteitalea sp..
ATGGGATGAATGGCCATAGATGATGTCGACGCCTCCGTCGACGAGCCAGTGGGCGAACTGGATCTGCTCATCTTCGATGTCGTATCCCCAGTTGCTTCCCCAATGAATCGATGCCACTGCGATGTCACCGGAGCGCTTGACACGCCGGACCCGTTCGACGATTCCACGGGCCGTGTCCTCAGAAAGATCATCGATCAGATCCACGCCTGGTCGATCCGTTGTCGCGGCCCATGCCGGCGGAATGCCGCTCGAAGTCGCGCCGAGGGAGAGAAGGATGACGCGCCGGCCGTCGACATCGACGAGGGCGGGTTGGCGCGCGCCTGCGGCGTTCTCGCCGGCGCCCGTCGTCTCGAGGCCGTGTCGGCGTAGCAGCGTGACCGTGTCGCTCAAGCCCGCGTACCCGTAGTCGAGGACGTGATTGTTTGCCAGCACACAGACATCGATGCGCGCCGCCGTCAGACACTCGATGTTCTGAGGATGCATGCGGTAGTTGATGCCCTTGCCTTTCCAGTGAGAGTCTTCGCACGTGACGGCGGTCTCGAGATTGATGATCCGCACCTGAGGGCCAGCCTCGTCGAGCTCGTCGAGCGCGTCGCCCCAGAGGTACGTTGGATCGCCGGTCCGGGGAATCGGGCCATTGGCCGCTTCGGCGAGCGCAACATACTCACGCGCGTCTTGTACGTAGGGCTCATGGATCGCTGGATCACTTGGATGCGGCAGAATTTGGTCGACGCCACGTCCGGTCATGACGTCACCGCACAGGGACAGGGTCAAGCGTTGTGTCATCCTGCGCTCATGTCGCCATCGAGCGTCACCTGTCCCAAGGCGATTGAGATTTACTGCAAACGAAGACGCTCATCGAGGTGGGTCGACCACCGCGCGATGCGGCGAAGCCGGCCTCGTGAAGGCGTACTGCTCAGCTCCGGTCCCGAATAGCGTGGAAGGCTAGCGGCGCGATGGCGCGGAGAGGGCTGCGAAAGCCGAGGATGCCGGAGGGCCACGCCGCCGTTGCGTCTTTACCATCGTCCTCCTCCTCGTCTTCCTCGTCGCCCTCCTCCGCCTCCTCGTCGTCGTCGTCGTCCTCCTCCTCGTCGTCGTCGGCGTCATCGTCCATCTCGTCCGCGTCCTCGTCGTCGAGATCTTCCGTGTCGTCTTCTTCCAGTTGGTCAGCTTGGATGACAGGCGCAGGGATACAGGAGACGAGCGGGGTGTCGAGCCACAGCAGCATAGAGCCTCCTCAATGCCCGAGCGAGGGCTTCCACAGGCGGCGCACAGCTTACCACATGGGGTTACGATTAGGTTCGAACTGCATGGGGAACGAACTGCATCGGGCGCCGGAGGTCTGCATGTTCGCGCTGACAATCGACGACGAGACATCGGTCGAGCTGCTCGAAGAGCACCATGCGGAGGAGCTCTTCACGGCCATCGATGCGAACCGCACCTACTTGCGCCGGTGGCTGCCGTGGCTCGACGCGAGCCGCCGCGCCGAGGACACCCGCGCCTTCATTCGGATGAGCCTGCAGGCGTTCGCGGCGCGCAATGGCTTCGCGTGCGGGTTGCGTCACGAGAGCCGCTTGGTCGGCGGTCTCGGCCTCCACAAGATCGACTGGCCCAATCGAGCGACGAGCATCGGCTACTGGATTGCCGAAGGGGCACAAGGGCGCGGCATCGTGACACGCGCTTGCGCGGTCCTGCTCGAGCATGTCTTCGGTGAGCTGGGCTTGAACCGTGTTGAGGTCGCATGTGCGACGGGGAACCGACGGAGCTGCGCCATCCCCGAGCGCCTCGGTTTCACCAGAGAGGGGATCCGGCGCGAGTCCGAGTGGCTCTACGACCACTACGTCGACCTAGTCGTGTACAGCATGCTTGCGGGCGAATGGAGAAAGCGGCGCACGCGAGCGGATAGTCCGTAGTGCCGATCAGAAGGTCAAGCGCGTGCTGAGACGGATGCTGCGGTTGCCGCTCGCACTGGTGATCTCCATGAAGTTAGGGCTACTCACGTCCAGGTTCGGGTTACCCCACTGCGGATGGTTGGTGAGATGAAACGCCTCGGCGCGGAACTGTAGCCGTGCCGTCTGGCCGATGTCGAAGGTGCGGAAGAGCGAGAGATTCAGGTTCCAGAAGCCGGGGGCCCGGACGCTGTTGCGGCCGCTCGTGCCGAACCGCTGCGCGCCGACCGGTGCCCACGCCGAGGGGTCGTAGTACTTCTCGTCGGGCCGGCCTTCGAAGCCTGAGGTTTGCCGTCCTTGGGCCACCTGATCTGCCGTTTGCTCATTGCCGCGCGCGTCGAGCGACGTCTCATCGGCGGTCACCGTGCGAGGACGTCCAGAGGCGGCGCTGAACGTGCCGTTCACCTACCAGTTGCGGATGAGCTGTGACAGGCTGCCGTTCGCCGATCGTCCGAACGGCAGCTCGTACGCCCACGCCATCTGGAAGTTGTGCGTGCGGTCGAAGCCGGCGAGAGCATAGTTCCGCTCGAACTGGCTCGGCGAGTTGTAGAGCAGCGCCACCCAGCCATCCTCGTCGGCCATATTCATACTCTTCGACCAGGTGTAGAAGCTGGGGAAGATCGCATCGTCGTTGCCGAGCGCGGTGTAACCGGTGACGAGCTCGGGAAAGCCGCTCTGCCTGACGTCTGAGCCGTTGGTGCCGGAGATGCCGAGCACGTCGAGGCCGTAGTTCGTGCCGTAGTCCGGCGGGCGGGTGGCGAGATCGAGCAGCGAATACCCGGCGGTCGTGTCGACGACGGTGCTGGGCGAGAGCGTCCAGGTTTGGCCCACGGTGCCGACATAGGTGCGTGATGATCGCACAATCAACACACGCCGGAACACGTTCTGCTGGCCAAAACGGCGCGCCGTCATGAGCTTGCTCGGCTGTGGTAAGTTGTCACGCGCACGTCATATGAGTCTCTGCCGTAGAGCATGACGTCATCGTTCCTCACACTGCCCACCGGACGAGGTGTTGC
Proteins encoded in this region:
- a CDS encoding GNAT family N-acetyltransferase; this translates as MFALTIDDETSVELLEEHHAEELFTAIDANRTYLRRWLPWLDASRRAEDTRAFIRMSLQAFAARNGFACGLRHESRLVGGLGLHKIDWPNRATSIGYWIAEGAQGRGIVTRACAVLLEHVFGELGLNRVEVACATGNRRSCAIPERLGFTREGIRRESEWLYDHYVDLVVYSMLAGEWRKRRTRADSP